From the Leptospira sp. WS60.C2 genome, one window contains:
- a CDS encoding type II toxin-antitoxin system HicB family antitoxin gives MKYLIEITKTETGYSAHFPDVPGVFTVGNTLEEVKEHAKEALELHLQGFKEDGIEPPLPLTESMWVEVA, from the coding sequence ATGAAATATTTAATCGAAATTACGAAAACAGAGACTGGTTACTCCGCCCATTTCCCTGATGTACCTGGTGTCTTTACAGTCGGGAATACCTTAGAAGAAGTCAAAGAGCATGCAAAAGAAGCGTTGGAGTTGCACTTACAAGGATTCAAAGAGGACGGAATCGAACCTCCTCTGCCATTAACAGAAAGTATGTGGGTTGAGGTAGCTTAA
- a CDS encoding PH domain-containing protein — MKSHEGLPMLSESSVKSQILSLISHLPHINIDILYLYVPEFKILHQFLEDTEVIQGYTISILETKQKKYSGGNWLLVLTNKKFHLFRNPPFTDATHIPIEFDSIVTCTTKKGWFFGKIYIETNTESFGLIQVGKKDYSFFLPALTPHLKS, encoded by the coding sequence ATGAAATCACATGAAGGTTTGCCGATGTTAAGCGAAAGTTCAGTCAAATCACAAATTTTATCCCTCATCTCTCACCTTCCCCATATCAATATTGATATTTTATATCTTTATGTTCCGGAATTCAAAATCCTCCACCAATTCTTAGAAGATACGGAAGTCATTCAAGGTTATACCATTAGCATTTTGGAAACCAAACAAAAAAAATACAGCGGGGGAAATTGGTTACTCGTTTTAACAAACAAAAAATTCCATTTGTTTCGAAACCCACCCTTCACTGACGCAACTCACATCCCTATCGAATTCGATTCGATTGTCACATGTACCACGAAAAAAGGTTGGTTCTTTGGAAAAATCTATATCGAAACCAACACTGAATCTTTTGGTTTGATCCAAGTAGGCAAAAAGGATTATTCCTTTTTTTTACCAGCCCTGACACCACATTTAAAATCATGA
- a CDS encoding site-specific DNA-methyltransferase has protein sequence MPEQPQKLPLTSHNLTEDKLRILKDHFPEVFTEGNFIDWDRLRLTLGSNLESEEAKERFGLTWPGKRNCFKAIQSPTTATLLPDREASVDFDSTENLYIEGDNLEVLKLLQKSYLGKVKMIYIDPPYNTGNDFVYPDDYTESLKTYLEYTGQVDAGGRKFTNNSDTTGRFHSKWLNMMYPRLFLARNLLREDGVIFISIDDTEVAHLRKVCDEIFGEENFVAQFIWKRRSNADNRNQNNVSVDHEYLISYAKSDTLVLKGQLIDQSKYTNPDNDPRGPWASIDLSGLATAQQRPNLHFNLIDPSTGISYPPNPNRGWSKSKPVIDKMIEEKRILFPKSPEGRPREKKFLSDLRSETTGFSSWLDSQVVGYTTAGTREVTEIFENKAFDFPKPSALIKQFLAQSTSSPDDIILDFFSGSATTAHAVLALNAEDRGNRKFILVQLPEPTRKQKADGTWEETEASRAGFSTISEIGMERIRKVIAKLKAETSEEGSNGGKQSVRVKVKAYQVKKDEAPSLAFEETSNQLTHNGGGTERSLKSQDLGFRVFRLAPSNFPVWNGNLEKTKEALEEALFASPVFPTTNPIHGTEEAILFEVLLKSGIERALATNEIKEETIVGQKVFIAYDSAYYVLGKSHTAEVFDEIMKRKPSRVIARESGFSGNDVLKANVHAQFKQMKDVQFVVV, from the coding sequence ATGCCCGAACAACCCCAAAAACTCCCCCTCACTTCGCATAACCTCACCGAAGACAAACTCCGCATTCTGAAAGACCACTTCCCTGAAGTCTTTACGGAAGGAAATTTTATCGATTGGGACAGACTTCGCCTAACACTTGGGAGTAACCTCGAATCCGAGGAAGCCAAAGAACGATTTGGCCTCACTTGGCCTGGCAAACGAAACTGTTTTAAGGCCATCCAATCTCCTACCACAGCGACCCTCCTCCCCGACCGCGAGGCCTCTGTGGACTTTGACTCTACAGAAAACCTCTACATCGAAGGGGACAATTTGGAAGTTTTGAAACTCTTACAAAAGTCCTACCTCGGCAAGGTCAAGATGATCTACATCGACCCACCTTACAATACAGGAAACGATTTTGTCTACCCCGATGACTACACCGAATCCCTCAAAACCTATTTGGAATATACGGGGCAAGTGGATGCTGGGGGCCGCAAATTTACGAATAACAGTGATACCACGGGACGTTTCCATTCCAAATGGTTGAATATGATGTATCCCAGGCTCTTCCTGGCTCGAAACCTCCTCCGGGAAGATGGGGTCATCTTTATCTCTATCGACGACACCGAAGTCGCCCACTTACGCAAGGTATGCGATGAGATTTTTGGGGAAGAGAATTTTGTAGCTCAGTTTATTTGGAAACGTCGATCCAATGCAGATAATCGAAATCAAAACAATGTTTCCGTTGATCATGAATATCTGATTTCTTATGCGAAATCTGATACTTTAGTTTTAAAAGGCCAATTGATTGATCAATCAAAATATACGAATCCAGACAATGATCCGAGAGGGCCTTGGGCAAGTATCGATTTAAGTGGACTTGCCACTGCCCAACAGAGACCAAATTTACATTTTAATCTCATTGATCCTTCTACAGGTATTAGCTATCCTCCAAATCCAAACAGGGGATGGTCAAAATCAAAACCTGTCATTGATAAAATGATCGAAGAGAAACGAATTCTGTTTCCTAAATCTCCAGAAGGTCGACCAAGAGAAAAAAAATTTCTAAGTGATCTTAGAAGTGAAACAACTGGATTCTCTAGCTGGCTTGATAGCCAAGTAGTTGGTTATACAACTGCGGGTACTCGCGAAGTAACTGAAATATTTGAAAACAAAGCTTTTGATTTTCCGAAACCTTCTGCACTCATAAAACAATTTTTAGCTCAATCTACATCCTCCCCTGACGACATCATCCTGGACTTCTTTTCCGGTTCTGCCACCACTGCACACGCCGTACTGGCGTTAAATGCCGAAGATAGGGGCAATCGAAAATTCATTTTGGTGCAACTCCCCGAACCCACCCGCAAACAAAAAGCCGATGGAACCTGGGAAGAAACAGAAGCCTCCCGTGCGGGTTTTTCGACCATTTCTGAAATTGGAATGGAACGAATCCGTAAAGTGATTGCGAAATTAAAAGCAGAAACATCCGAAGAAGGATCCAATGGTGGCAAACAATCGGTTAGGGTAAAGGTGAAGGCATACCAAGTAAAAAAAGACGAGGCACCTTCCTTGGCTTTCGAGGAAACCTCCAACCAACTAACGCATAACGGGGGGGGTACAGAAAGGTCGCTTAAATCCCAGGATTTGGGCTTTCGGGTGTTTCGCCTCGCACCCAGCAACTTTCCTGTTTGGAATGGAAATTTGGAAAAAACCAAAGAGGCGCTCGAAGAGGCACTTTTTGCTTCGCCAGTTTTTCCGACCACAAACCCCATCCATGGCACAGAAGAAGCCATCCTATTTGAGGTACTCCTCAAATCAGGGATTGAACGAGCACTTGCCACCAATGAAATCAAAGAAGAGACAATTGTCGGACAAAAGGTCTTCATCGCCTACGACTCCGCCTACTATGTGTTAGGCAAATCTCACACCGCAGAAGTTTTTGATGAAATCATGAAACGAAAACCCTCAAGGGTGATCGCCAGAGAATCGGGTTTTTCGGGAAATGATGTTCTGAAAGCCAATGTACATGCCCAGTTCAAACAGATGAAAGATGTTCAGTTTGTGGTGGTGTAG
- a CDS encoding SNF2-related protein, which translates to MHLTPHQKKILAIELTRKRASGDPNRIGQAMLGAQVDLNPHQLDAALFALESPLSKGSILADEVGLGKTIEAGLVLSQFLSEGKNKILIICPANLRKQWGGELQEKFHLKSMILESKNFNAEQRNGNQNPFLSNQVVIVSYQFAKAKAYEISQIAWDLVVIDEAHRLRNVYRESNVIANTIKESLKGRFKLLLTATPLQNSLSELFGLVSIIDEQIFGDFESFSQQFLRIQSEDQLQLLKNRISSICKRTLRKQVLEYIKYTKRIPITKEFVPSEDEDKLHEWISAYLQREKLAALPKSQRKLMTLILRKLLASSTYAIAGTLQALVDRLEKKIGEADTSIDEEIGEVIAEDFEEYEEIKEEWQVYQNQTKPNTTQEHIESIEDLKSEVKELKEFLALANSIQGNSKAEVLLVGLKQAFSEMERLGGAKKAVIFTESRRTQNCLLDILSNHGYANQILLFNGSNTDETSKTVYQNWMAKYKDSDKISGSKTADMRAALVEEFRERRQILIATEAAAEGINLQFCSIVVNYDLPWNPQRIEQRIGRCHRYGQNFDVVVVNFLNKKNLADVRVHQLLSVKFQLFSGVFGASDEVLGNVESGVDFEKRIAEIFQSCRTKEEIQEAFDLLQSELQTDINERLKETREKLLTNFDEIVQEKLKIRMEESEILFDRQTKLLWLLTKDAIQKHGKSNDAEFSFRLDSHPFPDTPVKLGHYRMGKSLFQENQYHANHPLAKKILETANQVEIPEEGLLTFHLSEDRIDQSYANYKYKRGLVTASLWTLDSFETEEILLVTILLEDGSTMDNDLAIRLFSRNGKWEKNSGKTETLETQKQKLEELHSFKKNQILQTRDLRNQELFSKEYEKLDAWADDKRLSLQKELRAYDDEIKVKKKMAKESGNLTDRLKLERERKEIERKRDDAWRNFEVARRAIDEEKEKFLEEMEKKAQMQSEETILFSAQILIH; encoded by the coding sequence ATGCACCTAACTCCCCACCAAAAAAAAATTCTGGCAATCGAACTCACCAGAAAGCGGGCATCAGGTGATCCAAACAGAATTGGCCAAGCAATGCTTGGGGCTCAAGTCGATTTAAACCCTCACCAGTTAGATGCGGCGCTCTTTGCTCTGGAATCGCCTTTGTCAAAAGGTTCGATCCTTGCGGATGAAGTGGGCTTAGGTAAAACCATTGAGGCAGGGCTCGTACTCAGCCAATTTCTTTCCGAAGGAAAGAACAAAATTTTAATCATTTGTCCCGCAAACCTGCGGAAACAATGGGGTGGCGAATTACAGGAAAAGTTCCATTTAAAATCAATGATTTTAGAAAGTAAGAACTTCAATGCAGAGCAAAGAAATGGGAATCAGAATCCATTTCTTTCGAATCAAGTTGTGATTGTATCGTATCAGTTTGCAAAAGCAAAGGCCTATGAAATCTCGCAAATCGCGTGGGATTTAGTTGTGATCGATGAAGCACACCGTCTGAGAAATGTGTATCGAGAATCGAATGTCATCGCAAATACGATTAAAGAATCTCTAAAAGGTCGGTTTAAACTTTTACTCACCGCAACTCCCTTACAAAACTCACTCAGTGAGCTCTTTGGATTGGTTAGCATTATTGATGAACAAATCTTTGGTGATTTTGAAAGCTTTTCACAGCAATTTTTACGCATCCAATCGGAAGACCAATTACAACTCTTAAAAAATCGAATCAGTAGCATTTGTAAACGCACTCTTCGTAAACAAGTATTAGAATATATCAAATATACAAAACGGATTCCCATTACAAAAGAATTTGTTCCGAGTGAAGATGAAGACAAACTTCATGAATGGATCAGTGCTTATTTGCAAAGAGAAAAATTGGCGGCACTTCCCAAAAGCCAACGCAAACTCATGACATTGATTTTGCGAAAGTTATTGGCCTCTTCTACATACGCCATTGCTGGTACCTTACAGGCCCTTGTTGATCGATTGGAGAAAAAAATTGGAGAGGCTGATACATCCATTGATGAAGAAATCGGAGAAGTCATTGCCGAAGATTTTGAAGAATACGAAGAAATCAAAGAAGAATGGCAAGTGTACCAAAACCAAACAAAACCAAATACGACCCAGGAACATATAGAATCCATTGAGGATTTAAAATCAGAAGTAAAAGAACTCAAAGAATTTTTAGCTTTGGCAAATAGTATCCAAGGAAATAGCAAAGCCGAGGTGCTTTTGGTTGGGCTCAAACAAGCATTTTCTGAAATGGAACGCCTGGGTGGGGCAAAAAAAGCAGTGATTTTTACGGAATCACGACGAACACAAAACTGTCTCCTGGACATACTATCTAATCATGGTTATGCGAATCAAATCCTTCTCTTCAACGGAAGTAATACAGATGAGACATCCAAAACCGTGTACCAAAATTGGATGGCAAAGTATAAGGATTCTGATAAAATTTCTGGATCGAAAACTGCCGATATGCGGGCCGCTTTGGTCGAAGAGTTTCGGGAACGAAGGCAAATTCTCATTGCAACGGAGGCCGCCGCAGAAGGGATCAATCTACAGTTTTGTTCGATCGTGGTAAACTATGATCTTCCATGGAACCCGCAAAGGATCGAACAGAGGATCGGGAGGTGCCACAGGTATGGACAAAACTTTGATGTGGTTGTGGTCAATTTCCTAAACAAGAAAAACCTAGCCGATGTTCGCGTGCACCAGCTCCTGAGTGTCAAATTCCAATTGTTTAGTGGGGTGTTTGGGGCCAGTGATGAAGTTCTAGGCAACGTAGAATCTGGTGTGGATTTTGAGAAACGGATTGCTGAAATTTTCCAATCTTGCCGAACAAAAGAGGAAATCCAGGAAGCATTTGATTTACTCCAGTCTGAATTGCAGACCGACATCAACGAAAGACTGAAAGAAACACGAGAGAAACTTCTCACCAATTTTGATGAAATCGTTCAAGAAAAACTCAAAATTCGGATGGAAGAAAGTGAAATTTTGTTCGATCGCCAAACAAAACTCTTATGGCTTCTTACCAAAGATGCGATTCAAAAACACGGGAAGAGTAACGATGCCGAGTTTAGCTTTCGTCTAGATTCCCATCCTTTCCCTGATACCCCTGTCAAATTGGGTCATTACCGAATGGGAAAAAGCCTATTCCAAGAAAACCAATACCATGCCAATCACCCTCTTGCCAAAAAGATTTTAGAAACGGCAAACCAAGTGGAAATTCCAGAAGAAGGACTCTTGACCTTCCATTTGAGTGAAGATCGTATAGACCAAAGTTATGCAAATTATAAATACAAACGAGGCCTCGTCACTGCAAGCCTCTGGACATTGGATAGTTTTGAAACCGAAGAAATTCTACTCGTTACGATTCTTTTGGAAGATGGTTCTACAATGGACAATGATCTTGCCATTCGACTCTTTTCTAGAAATGGCAAATGGGAAAAAAACTCAGGTAAAACTGAAACTCTGGAAACACAAAAACAGAAATTAGAAGAACTCCATTCTTTCAAAAAAAATCAAATTTTACAAACAAGAGACTTACGAAACCAAGAACTCTTCTCCAAAGAATATGAAAAATTGGATGCTTGGGCAGATGACAAACGTTTGAGTTTGCAAAAAGAATTAAGAGCCTATGACGACGAAATCAAGGTAAAGAAAAAAATGGCCAAGGAATCAGGTAACCTGACAGACCGATTGAAACTGGAGAGAGAAAGAAAGGAGATTGAACGAAAACGAGACGATGCTTGGCGTAACTTTGAGGTGGCAAGACGAGCCATTGATGAAGAAAAAGAAAAGTTCCTAGAAGAAATGGAAAAAAAGGCCCAAATGCAATCGGAGGAAACGATTCTCTTTTCTGCCCAAATCCTAATCCACTAA
- a CDS encoding type II toxin-antitoxin system HicA family toxin, translating into MPKKVREILQILYDDGWFLQNQKGSHMQLKHPDKPGRVTVPNHGMGQDVDVRTEKSILKQAGLWRKES; encoded by the coding sequence ATGCCAAAAAAAGTTCGGGAAATCTTACAAATCTTGTATGACGACGGTTGGTTCTTGCAAAATCAAAAAGGAAGCCATATGCAATTGAAACACCCAGATAAACCAGGAAGAGTTACAGTTCCAAATCATGGAATGGGGCAAGACGTGGATGTTAGAACAGAAAAAAGTATACTAAAGCAAGCAGGCTTGTGGAGAAAGGAATCATGA